In Sphingobacterium sp. lm-10, one DNA window encodes the following:
- a CDS encoding TonB-dependent receptor, which translates to MIFIQQIDCAQNTARSKIKRWVIIMKLTIFFTVLSILKLTASGFAQQISIKAANTPLINIMQSVQKQSGMPFLLSGKDIAGAKLTADIKQVPLEKALNLLFVDQPIAWEISDGTIILRRQSAAVAAPAVPAERQQRRISGTVTDERGVPIQGASVQVAGSSVGTNTDEQGNFQLTLPSGAQSVLQVSYVGFLRAEVNVGDQQTLKITLKASLGDLDEVVVVGYGTQKKKLVTGATIEIKGEDLERLSTPSILEAMQSQSPGVQITQNSGMPGESFKVTIRGLGTINNSSPLYVIDGIPGGDINTLNPSDIERIDVLKDAASAAIYGSRAANGVVLVTTKQGRDGKLSLHLDSYAGFQNVYKMPSLLTAREYMTIQDERRFNEGAAPFNWEQLIPKQYEQIMNGSWNGTDWMREIQNENALLQNTSLNMMGGNEQSRFSMGYSITNRDGILGAPVQPDFQRQTARLNSEHILLKNDDFDIIKFGENLNYSYTKRSGIGIGNIYWNDIHNMLVGNPLLPIRNANGGYYDQASKVADGWALDGATANPVADMDYRRGQNLSKNHALSINAYVEVQPIKDLIFRSNFGYRLTASSYRQYTPAFELSTTTVNAIDDISQNQDLGYKFLWENTLSYKIQPFTDHQLDMVIGQSIEKNGLGEGIGAATANSSFPGQWDKAWLGNGQGYDGFVPTVSGAHWPEFNIASYFGRLNYNIRETYLASFVLRADGSSNFAPGHRWGYFPSASLGWVASNEAFLQDQSWLNFLKFRGSWGQNGNADILPFQYLATVAIDTRNGYYFGNSKSTLLRGAYPEILPNPNVSWETSEQLNIGLDSRFVNNRLSVVLDWYRKSTIDWLVQAPILAIYGTQAPFINGGDIVNKGFEVGVNWNDTKGEFRYGIGINGAYNKNEVTRIANSEGIIHGNPDVLSQGTKEMYRAQVGYPIGYFYGFKTDGIFQTQEQIDAVRASGHGVLPGAQPGDVFFRDINGDGAITDDDRMMIGNPHPAFSGGLNLTFGYRGIDLAVTAIGSFGHQIAKSYRSFADSPLQNYTTEVFGRWHGEGTSNRLPRLTSGSHTNNQYISDIYIENGDFVKIQNITLGYDLKQIWKKAPFSQTRIYATVQNLFTFTNYSGMDPEIGYGYDQPWVNGIDLGFYPQPRTVMFGMNLKF; encoded by the coding sequence ATGATTTTTATACAACAGATCGATTGTGCTCAAAATACGGCCAGATCTAAAATTAAACGTTGGGTAATCATTATGAAGCTAACCATCTTTTTTACCGTTTTAAGTATTTTAAAATTGACCGCCAGTGGCTTTGCGCAGCAAATTTCTATCAAAGCTGCCAACACCCCACTGATAAATATTATGCAATCCGTACAGAAGCAGAGCGGCATGCCTTTTCTGCTTAGCGGCAAAGACATTGCTGGCGCCAAGCTTACGGCCGACATCAAGCAAGTACCGCTAGAAAAAGCACTCAACCTGCTGTTCGTTGACCAGCCCATCGCATGGGAAATTTCCGATGGTACCATCATCCTACGTCGGCAATCGGCAGCCGTAGCAGCCCCTGCAGTACCTGCCGAGAGGCAACAGCGCCGGATCAGTGGCACGGTGACCGATGAGCGTGGCGTCCCTATTCAAGGGGCATCCGTACAAGTTGCCGGCAGCAGCGTGGGCACCAATACCGACGAGCAGGGTAATTTTCAACTCACCCTGCCGAGCGGCGCGCAATCCGTGTTACAGGTTAGCTATGTAGGTTTCCTACGTGCTGAAGTGAATGTCGGCGATCAACAAACGTTGAAAATTACGCTGAAGGCTAGCTTGGGTGATCTGGATGAAGTGGTGGTTGTAGGCTACGGTACACAGAAGAAAAAACTAGTCACTGGTGCCACCATAGAAATCAAGGGTGAGGATCTGGAAAGACTAAGTACACCGAGCATTTTGGAGGCGATGCAGAGCCAATCTCCCGGAGTACAGATCACGCAAAACTCCGGTATGCCCGGCGAAAGTTTTAAAGTCACCATCCGCGGTTTGGGTACGATCAACAATTCTTCCCCACTTTACGTGATCGACGGGATTCCCGGTGGCGACATCAACACATTAAATCCTTCCGATATCGAGCGTATCGACGTACTCAAGGATGCCGCCTCGGCCGCCATTTATGGGTCGCGTGCCGCCAATGGTGTAGTGCTTGTCACCACCAAGCAAGGCCGCGATGGCAAACTTTCGCTGCACCTCGACAGCTATGCCGGTTTTCAAAACGTCTATAAAATGCCCTCGCTATTAACGGCAAGAGAATATATGACCATCCAGGATGAGCGACGCTTTAATGAAGGCGCAGCGCCCTTCAACTGGGAGCAGCTTATTCCGAAACAGTACGAGCAAATTATGAACGGCAGCTGGAACGGGACAGACTGGATGAGAGAGATCCAAAATGAAAATGCTTTGCTACAAAACACTTCGCTCAATATGATGGGCGGCAATGAGCAGTCCCGCTTTTCGATGGGTTACTCCATCACCAACCGCGACGGTATCCTCGGTGCTCCGGTACAGCCCGATTTTCAGCGGCAAACCGCACGCCTTAACTCGGAGCACATCCTGCTTAAGAATGATGACTTCGATATCATTAAATTTGGCGAAAACCTTAACTACTCTTACACAAAACGTTCGGGCATCGGCATCGGCAACATTTATTGGAACGATATCCATAATATGCTGGTGGGCAATCCACTCCTGCCAATCCGTAACGCCAACGGTGGCTACTACGATCAGGCCAGCAAGGTGGCCGATGGTTGGGCGCTAGATGGCGCTACTGCCAATCCGGTGGCCGACATGGATTACCGCCGCGGACAGAACCTCAGCAAGAACCACGCGCTATCGATCAACGCCTACGTGGAGGTACAACCGATCAAAGATCTAATCTTTCGATCTAACTTCGGTTATCGGCTTACGGCCTCTTCCTACCGCCAGTATACCCCAGCGTTCGAGTTGTCGACCACCACGGTCAACGCCATAGACGATATTTCCCAAAATCAGGATCTCGGGTACAAGTTTCTCTGGGAAAACACCTTGAGCTATAAGATTCAACCTTTCACAGATCATCAGTTAGATATGGTGATAGGACAGTCTATCGAGAAAAATGGTCTGGGTGAAGGGATAGGTGCTGCAACGGCCAACTCCTCCTTCCCTGGGCAGTGGGACAAAGCCTGGTTGGGCAACGGGCAGGGCTATGACGGCTTTGTACCTACTGTAAGCGGCGCGCATTGGCCCGAGTTCAACATTGCTTCGTACTTTGGTCGACTCAATTACAACATCAGAGAAACCTACCTCGCGTCGTTTGTGCTGCGCGCCGATGGCTCGTCCAACTTCGCACCCGGCCATCGTTGGGGTTACTTCCCCTCCGCTTCATTAGGCTGGGTAGCCAGCAATGAGGCATTCCTGCAGGATCAGTCCTGGCTGAATTTCTTAAAATTTCGCGGAAGCTGGGGCCAGAATGGAAATGCGGACATCCTGCCGTTCCAATATTTAGCCACCGTAGCCATCGATACCCGAAACGGCTATTACTTCGGCAACAGCAAAAGTACCCTGCTCCGCGGTGCTTATCCCGAGATTCTACCCAATCCAAACGTGAGCTGGGAAACTTCGGAGCAGCTGAATATCGGTTTGGATTCGCGCTTTGTGAACAACAGGCTATCTGTAGTTTTGGACTGGTACCGCAAATCCACGATCGACTGGCTGGTTCAGGCACCAATTTTGGCGATTTATGGTACCCAAGCGCCATTTATCAATGGGGGTGACATCGTGAATAAGGGCTTCGAAGTGGGCGTCAACTGGAACGATACCAAAGGTGAGTTTCGTTATGGCATCGGCATCAACGGTGCGTACAACAAAAACGAGGTTACGCGCATCGCAAACAGCGAGGGCATTATCCATGGTAATCCTGATGTGTTGAGTCAGGGTACCAAAGAGATGTACCGCGCACAGGTGGGCTACCCGATCGGCTATTTCTACGGCTTTAAAACCGACGGCATCTTTCAAACACAGGAACAGATCGATGCCGTGCGTGCATCAGGACATGGCGTTCTTCCTGGCGCCCAGCCGGGAGATGTATTCTTCCGTGATATCAATGGGGACGGTGCAATTACCGACGATGATCGCATGATGATCGGTAATCCGCATCCTGCTTTCAGCGGTGGATTAAATCTGACATTCGGTTATAGAGGTATTGACCTGGCCGTCACCGCTATCGGTTCTTTCGGCCACCAAATCGCGAAGTCATACCGTTCGTTTGCCGATAGCCCGTTGCAAAACTACACCACGGAAGTCTTCGGGCGTTGGCACGGGGAAGGCACATCGAATCGCTTGCCCCGCTTAACCAGCGGAAGCCATACCAATAACCAGTATATCTCCGACATCTACATCGAAAATGGGGACTTCGTCAAAATCCAGAATATCACGCTGGGGTATGATCTCAAGCAAATCTGGAAAAAGGCACCTTTTAGCCAAACACGGATTTATGCCACCGTGCAGAACCTATTTACCTTCACCAACTATAGCGGCATGGATCCAGAGATCGGATACGGCTATGATCAGCCATGGGTGAATGGTATTGACCTAGGCTTCTACCCACAACCACGTACTGTAATGTTTGGTATGAACCTTAAATTCTAA
- a CDS encoding RagB/SusD family nutrient uptake outer membrane protein, giving the protein MKKTLLIVLALGLLSSCDKFLDTESYDKKNTGNFPVTVADANSMLVGIYSSLNAAISNVQHSHFYMAELASDDRFGGGGENDRDMQGLDHLMNTQPDRFLTFWTARYQGIFRANTALETLDQVSGWANDAQKNQVLGEVYFLRALYYFELSQLFGEVPLVSSTDVTNLPKAPADETYALIADDLQKAISLMPANPYTSVASGHATKWAAQALLARVYLFYTGYYNKSELPLASGGSITKAQVQQGLEECIANSGHDLVADFRNLWPYSNEFTKKDYPYAQDNNLSYAGDGNRETVFAVKFGTLVDWGDQYMLGYSNQLNLHFSLRSNNGQAGTFPFGQGWGAGPVNTSLWNEWRQAEPTDVRRAGSIINVATDVDSYIFGADNQMEETGFWQKKYIAITAYDGGRLIPSYAILADAAAAEYQLAHTQDLVLIRFADVLLMHAELSESNTNLNRVRARANLAPIGYSLAALKRERRWELSFEGLRYFDLMRWQEAGTSLGRQEGVSIRNKGIDTQMRGFGGGYRARYEATGGFWPIPTSQIALSNGVLTQNKGWGESTHEFPGW; this is encoded by the coding sequence ATGAAAAAGACCCTACTCATCGTACTCGCTTTAGGACTATTGAGCTCCTGCGACAAGTTTCTGGATACAGAAAGCTACGATAAAAAGAATACCGGAAACTTTCCCGTTACCGTGGCCGACGCCAATAGCATGCTCGTGGGTATCTATTCCAGCCTGAATGCCGCCATCTCCAATGTACAGCACTCCCATTTCTATATGGCCGAGCTGGCCTCCGACGATCGCTTTGGTGGCGGAGGTGAAAATGACCGCGACATGCAAGGACTCGATCACCTCATGAATACGCAACCCGATCGCTTTTTGACCTTCTGGACCGCGCGCTACCAAGGTATTTTTCGCGCGAATACCGCGCTGGAGACATTGGATCAGGTCTCTGGCTGGGCCAACGACGCACAGAAAAACCAAGTGCTGGGCGAAGTGTACTTCCTCCGGGCGCTCTATTACTTTGAGCTATCTCAACTTTTTGGCGAGGTACCCTTGGTCAGTAGCACCGACGTGACCAACCTGCCCAAGGCTCCGGCCGATGAAACGTACGCACTCATTGCCGACGATCTTCAAAAAGCAATCAGCCTGATGCCTGCGAATCCCTATACCAGCGTAGCTTCGGGTCATGCCACGAAATGGGCTGCGCAAGCGCTGCTGGCACGAGTATACTTGTTCTACACCGGCTATTACAACAAAAGCGAGCTACCTCTGGCCTCCGGCGGCAGCATCACCAAAGCTCAGGTGCAGCAGGGATTGGAAGAATGTATTGCCAACAGCGGACACGATTTGGTAGCCGATTTCCGGAACCTATGGCCTTACTCCAACGAGTTTACCAAGAAGGATTACCCGTACGCCCAGGACAATAACCTGAGTTATGCTGGCGATGGCAACAGAGAAACCGTATTCGCGGTCAAATTTGGTACGCTGGTCGACTGGGGTGATCAATATATGTTGGGTTATTCCAATCAGCTTAACCTGCATTTCAGCCTGCGTTCCAATAATGGGCAGGCAGGCACCTTCCCTTTCGGACAGGGCTGGGGTGCCGGTCCGGTCAATACTAGTCTGTGGAATGAGTGGCGCCAGGCCGAGCCTACCGATGTACGCCGCGCGGGATCAATTATCAATGTAGCGACCGATGTAGATAGCTATATCTTCGGCGCCGACAATCAAATGGAAGAAACCGGCTTTTGGCAGAAGAAATATATCGCCATCACGGCCTACGATGGCGGCAGGCTAATCCCTTCCTACGCGATCTTGGCCGATGCCGCAGCCGCGGAATACCAATTGGCCCATACACAGGATCTGGTATTGATTCGCTTTGCAGATGTGCTTTTGATGCACGCAGAGCTTTCCGAAAGCAACACCAACCTGAACCGGGTACGTGCGCGCGCCAATCTGGCTCCTATAGGCTACTCACTAGCGGCCCTCAAACGCGAGCGCCGGTGGGAGCTTTCGTTTGAAGGATTGCGCTATTTCGATTTGATGCGCTGGCAAGAAGCAGGCACATCGCTCGGCCGCCAAGAAGGTGTATCCATCCGCAACAAAGGAATCGATACGCAAATGCGCGGTTTTGGAGGCGGATACCGGGCACGTTATGAGGCTACAGGTGGCTTCTGGCCTATTCCTACCTCGCAGATCGCACTCTCCAATGGCGTGCTTACGCAAAACAAAGGTTGGGGCGAGTCTACACATGAATTTCCAGGTTGGTAA
- a CDS encoding sigma-70 family RNA polymerase sigma factor — protein sequence MDKFDKQIVDLQQGKETSLCFFMDEYAAALQFFAFKMIGHKEASAEIVSDSFVKLWDRRTHFHEAYSIKSFLYLITRNACLDHLKESRNKYAHEETFLEDLVASDSDILKKIIYNELIELIVLEIKKLPKQQAKVFQLAMMEGRNTQEICDELQTSASTVYFARSKAIAALKKVFEQKNLSMHYIFLLPIVAAEGFFIG from the coding sequence ATGGACAAGTTTGACAAACAGATTGTTGATTTGCAACAAGGCAAAGAAACATCACTGTGTTTCTTTATGGATGAGTATGCCGCTGCGCTGCAGTTTTTTGCCTTCAAAATGATCGGACATAAGGAAGCTAGCGCAGAAATTGTTTCCGACTCATTCGTGAAACTATGGGATCGACGCACCCATTTCCACGAGGCATACAGCATAAAATCCTTTCTATACCTGATTACCCGAAATGCATGTTTGGACCACCTGAAGGAGAGCAGAAATAAATATGCCCACGAGGAGACTTTTCTCGAGGATCTAGTGGCTTCCGATAGCGACATTCTTAAAAAGATTATTTACAACGAACTGATAGAGCTTATCGTTCTTGAGATCAAAAAACTACCTAAACAGCAAGCCAAGGTATTTCAGCTAGCGATGATGGAAGGACGCAATACGCAAGAGATATGCGATGAGTTGCAGACTAGTGCAAGCACCGTGTATTTCGCCCGCTCCAAAGCCATTGCCGCACTGAAAAAAGTATTCGAACAGAAGAACCTTTCCATGCACTATATTTTTTTATTGCCAATTGTTGCAGCAGAAGGCTTTTTTATTGGATAA
- a CDS encoding PAS domain S-box protein translates to MNITLTGIVEVFFHLPHAVAIYDSKDLNIAFVNAQMLEIWNRKDNLVGRNFGDVFPEHVRQGFDALLRNVWLSGTTYTAKETPANILIDGELKTHYFDFEYRALQDNQGKTIAVLHTATEVSDRMLAWKTVLEREASEAAINEELRASNEELHSTMEELGETVQKLENSYDQIESSENQLRQIIQNASLGLGVIDVKTQNIQYANRHFLKLIHADEQAIGKRFIDVLSREKSELLSKLISKIVTNKEHFVRSEVETYFADDPNTYYHNVAYQPIFDKSGAVDCVLIAATEVTAQREAKAALELSYNQLRLAKISGGLGTFHLDVANDKLVWDERCKELFGVPVMKEVSYSSDFVNGLHPEDKTRVLSAIELAYEEGKSSGNFDIFYRTIGAMDSVIRHVHATGKVYFDSASRPINFIGTVRDRSAEVKMIEDLQNRDEQLQLVNEELATTNEELMAINEEYQVTNEMLLSSQYTTQNLIESLKVANDQIVENEERLNQAITSAKIGTWRLDVRSSKVHWDNRTKELYGFSLLDVVEFEHVLQHMHPSDRPRVEKAITRALSPELKEDYDITFRIIHENREEPTWIHAKGKAYFSEHDEPIYFSGIVLDITQAVAIKDKTDAFHKIVAQKERKLQLVLDSAKVGTYTFDLDTNEIQFNNHSQLLFGFTDNGKPKKSETLENVLGKYIPLLKNGIHEAINSGILYDESFQILNTKSGDTKWLRFVGNSAGYTDPSMFYGLIIDITAQKVDEKRKTDFLGIASHELRSPLTALTGYLQILQHKSASLSTDRIAAIVKSAEHQTYRMRTLIDGFLNISHIEDGNLRLNRTKFNMYGVLEELYGTFCDTIRSHKFVLDISNKSLEVFADREKVEQVIINFVNNAVKYTPSNTKVTLAADTDETALTIRVSDEGPGISDENQTRLFDKFFRIHGANSPLISGFGIGLYISREIMGLHGGEIGVSSTIGQGASFWISLPLTPID, encoded by the coding sequence ATGAACATCACCTTAACGGGAATCGTCGAAGTATTTTTCCATTTACCTCACGCAGTAGCAATATATGACAGTAAAGATCTCAACATTGCATTTGTAAATGCACAAATGCTAGAGATCTGGAATCGTAAAGACAATCTCGTAGGAAGAAATTTTGGTGATGTATTTCCTGAACATGTTAGACAAGGTTTCGATGCGCTGCTACGAAATGTCTGGTTATCTGGTACAACTTATACTGCAAAGGAGACGCCCGCTAACATTTTAATAGATGGTGAGCTTAAGACTCATTACTTTGATTTTGAATATCGCGCACTTCAAGATAATCAAGGCAAAACTATCGCAGTGTTGCATACAGCAACCGAAGTTTCGGACCGCATGCTCGCCTGGAAAACAGTGCTCGAACGTGAAGCCAGCGAAGCTGCTATTAATGAAGAACTCAGAGCTAGCAATGAAGAACTGCACTCTACTATGGAAGAGTTAGGTGAAACAGTACAAAAGCTCGAAAATTCATACGATCAGATCGAATCTTCAGAAAATCAATTACGCCAAATAATACAAAATGCATCACTGGGATTAGGTGTAATTGATGTAAAAACACAAAACATTCAGTATGCAAACAGGCATTTTCTAAAACTTATACATGCCGATGAACAAGCCATTGGAAAGCGATTTATTGACGTATTATCCAGGGAAAAAAGCGAGTTATTATCGAAGTTAATATCTAAAATTGTAACTAACAAAGAACATTTTGTTCGTAGCGAAGTCGAAACATACTTTGCAGACGACCCTAATACATATTATCATAATGTTGCTTATCAGCCAATATTTGATAAGTCAGGAGCGGTAGATTGTGTGTTAATCGCTGCCACGGAAGTCACTGCCCAACGTGAGGCGAAAGCAGCATTGGAATTATCATATAATCAGTTACGATTAGCAAAAATATCTGGTGGTCTGGGAACATTTCACCTTGATGTAGCTAACGACAAACTGGTCTGGGATGAGCGCTGCAAGGAGCTGTTTGGTGTTCCTGTTATGAAAGAAGTTTCGTATTCGTCAGATTTTGTTAATGGCCTTCATCCAGAAGATAAAACCCGGGTTTTAAGTGCTATCGAGCTAGCCTACGAAGAAGGTAAATCATCAGGTAATTTTGATATCTTCTATCGTACTATTGGTGCGATGGATAGTGTAATTCGTCACGTACATGCCACCGGAAAGGTGTATTTTGATAGTGCATCTCGCCCTATTAATTTTATAGGAACGGTGCGAGATAGATCCGCAGAGGTCAAAATGATCGAAGATTTACAAAACCGCGACGAGCAACTTCAACTTGTCAACGAAGAGTTGGCTACCACCAATGAAGAGCTTATGGCGATAAATGAGGAGTATCAAGTCACTAACGAAATGCTACTCTCCTCCCAATATACCACACAAAATTTAATCGAATCTCTTAAAGTAGCCAATGATCAAATTGTAGAGAACGAAGAACGCTTAAACCAAGCAATAACTTCGGCGAAAATAGGCACTTGGCGGTTGGACGTTAGAAGTTCTAAAGTTCATTGGGACAACCGTACAAAAGAATTATATGGGTTCTCTTTATTGGATGTAGTTGAATTTGAACACGTTCTTCAACACATGCATCCTTCAGATAGACCACGTGTCGAAAAAGCTATTACGCGTGCATTATCTCCAGAACTCAAGGAAGACTATGACATTACTTTCCGTATTATACACGAAAATAGAGAAGAACCTACCTGGATTCATGCCAAAGGAAAAGCCTATTTCAGCGAGCATGATGAACCGATTTATTTTTCTGGAATAGTGCTTGATATCACACAGGCCGTAGCTATCAAAGATAAAACCGACGCTTTTCACAAAATAGTCGCTCAGAAAGAACGCAAACTACAGTTAGTCTTAGACTCCGCAAAAGTTGGCACCTATACATTTGATTTGGACACCAATGAAATACAGTTCAACAATCATTCACAACTCCTCTTTGGATTCACTGATAATGGAAAGCCAAAGAAATCCGAAACTTTAGAAAATGTATTAGGCAAATATATTCCACTTCTAAAAAATGGAATACACGAAGCCATAAATAGTGGGATTCTTTACGATGAAAGCTTCCAAATACTCAACACAAAATCAGGAGATACAAAATGGTTGAGATTTGTAGGAAATAGTGCTGGTTATACCGACCCCAGCATGTTTTACGGGTTAATTATCGATATAACTGCTCAAAAAGTTGATGAAAAGCGTAAAACTGACTTTTTAGGCATTGCCTCACACGAACTTCGTTCACCGCTTACTGCATTAACCGGATACCTGCAGATTCTACAACACAAAAGTGCCTCATTGTCTACCGATCGCATAGCTGCTATTGTAAAAAGTGCAGAGCACCAAACGTATAGAATGCGTACGCTAATTGATGGATTTTTAAATATTTCCCATATTGAAGATGGTAATCTTCGTTTGAACCGAACAAAGTTTAATATGTATGGCGTGCTTGAAGAACTCTATGGAACATTTTGTGACACAATTAGAAGCCACAAATTTGTACTTGATATTTCAAATAAATCCTTAGAAGTGTTTGCTGATAGAGAAAAAGTGGAACAGGTGATTATTAATTTTGTAAATAATGCAGTAAAATACACCCCATCAAATACCAAGGTAACATTAGCGGCAGATACCGACGAAACCGCGCTAACAATACGGGTAAGCGATGAAGGTCCTGGCATTTCAGACGAAAATCAGACTAGATTATTTGATAAGTTTTTCAGGATTCATGGTGCGAATTCACCGCTAATTTCTGGATTTGGCATAGGCCTTTATATATCCCGCGAAATCATGGGGCTACATGGAGGAGAGATAGGCGTATCTAGTACAATTGGACAAGGAGCTTCTTTCTGGATATCTCTTCCATTAACGCCAATAGATTAA
- the soxC gene encoding sulfite dehydrogenase, which yields MEKHEMRSMYRSVLLLVGAMVLLIAVGIGLIYQQSFGNRIVEPDFDSKIVVDPSKSQGAPSSENGWRSPFERPTKSASYASASRTPLQDLQGTITPSDLHFERHHAGVPEIDPEQHELLIHGLLEKPIRLTLADLKKYPSVSRICFIECSGNFRYGKREMTPQEVCGLTSQSEWTGVLLSTVLRDLGVKPAAKWLLAEGADGALMARSVPLEEALTEAIIAYGQNGEAIRPQQGYPMRLVIPGFEGNTQIKWLRRIEVTDQPVMTREETSKYTEKVKGGKIRMFSLVMDARSIITYPSYPKVIDKGWQELRGIAWSGRGKVSRVLISVDNGKTWEDAHLQGPVLEKAHTAFRFMWNWDGKPTRVLSKAIDETGYEQPTYNQLVAARESKGGYHFNPVVGWDVEQNGNVFLADVKDIEP from the coding sequence ATGGAGAAGCACGAGATGCGCAGCATGTATAGATCAGTCCTGCTATTGGTAGGCGCGATGGTATTGCTTATCGCGGTGGGGATCGGGTTGATTTATCAACAAAGTTTTGGTAATAGAATCGTTGAACCGGATTTTGACTCCAAAATTGTGGTCGACCCGAGTAAGTCGCAGGGTGCCCCGTCCTCCGAAAATGGTTGGCGATCTCCTTTCGAGCGCCCTACGAAGTCTGCGTCGTACGCCTCTGCTTCACGGACACCTTTGCAGGATTTGCAGGGAACGATTACACCCTCAGACCTTCACTTTGAACGGCACCACGCCGGTGTGCCGGAAATCGATCCGGAGCAACATGAGTTATTGATTCATGGTTTGCTGGAGAAGCCTATACGCTTAACGCTAGCTGACTTAAAGAAATATCCGTCGGTTTCCCGGATTTGCTTTATCGAATGTTCCGGGAATTTCCGCTATGGAAAGCGGGAAATGACGCCACAGGAAGTGTGTGGATTAACGAGCCAGAGCGAGTGGACGGGCGTACTGCTATCGACTGTACTACGCGATTTGGGCGTAAAACCCGCAGCGAAATGGCTTTTGGCGGAAGGAGCAGATGGGGCACTGATGGCGAGGAGTGTGCCGCTGGAAGAAGCATTGACCGAAGCCATCATTGCGTATGGTCAAAATGGCGAAGCCATACGCCCGCAGCAAGGATATCCGATGCGCTTGGTGATTCCCGGGTTTGAAGGCAATACCCAGATCAAATGGCTACGAAGAATCGAAGTAACGGACCAGCCGGTCATGACCAGGGAGGAGACTTCTAAATATACCGAGAAGGTGAAAGGAGGGAAGATCAGGATGTTCAGCCTGGTCATGGATGCCCGCTCCATTATTACCTACCCGTCTTACCCGAAGGTGATTGATAAAGGCTGGCAGGAATTGCGGGGTATTGCCTGGAGTGGTCGGGGAAAGGTGAGTCGTGTGCTGATCAGTGTAGATAATGGAAAAACCTGGGAAGATGCACACCTGCAAGGCCCCGTGTTGGAAAAAGCGCATACGGCTTTTCGCTTTATGTGGAACTGGGATGGTAAGCCCACTCGTGTATTGAGCAAAGCCATTGATGAGACGGGTTATGAGCAGCCGACTTATAATCAACTGGTCGCGGCGCGGGAGTCCAAAGGCGGCTATCACTTTAACCCTGTGGTAGGATGGGATGTAGAGCAGAATGGCAACGTCTTCCTAGCAGACGTGAAGGATATCGAACCTTAA
- a CDS encoding cytochrome c, with protein sequence MNTISKTKAACIVVLFGWLVACMAPQRPDLAESEDPISVSWSDGLNKYETTWPDQFKLGRPASADFIARWDIDVRPDGKGLPVGIGTPREGAQVYAQKCASCHGANGYEGPEDKLVTDGTATNTIGNYWPYATTIFDYVRRAMPFDQPGSLTDQEVYDITAYLLALNGIIDQDSQIDQKTLPQVEMPARKKYVLDDRRGGKEIK encoded by the coding sequence GTGAATACGATTAGCAAAACAAAAGCAGCGTGTATAGTAGTGTTGTTTGGCTGGCTGGTTGCCTGCATGGCTCCGCAACGGCCAGATCTGGCAGAATCTGAAGATCCCATCAGCGTGTCTTGGTCCGACGGTCTGAACAAATATGAAACCACCTGGCCTGATCAATTTAAATTAGGACGACCCGCGTCTGCCGATTTTATTGCCCGCTGGGATATCGACGTCAGACCGGATGGTAAAGGTCTACCCGTCGGCATAGGTACGCCGCGCGAAGGTGCGCAAGTATACGCGCAAAAATGTGCGTCTTGTCATGGAGCAAATGGCTATGAAGGTCCGGAGGATAAGTTGGTCACGGATGGTACAGCTACGAATACAATTGGCAATTATTGGCCGTATGCGACGACCATATTCGACTATGTGCGGCGGGCCATGCCCTTTGATCAGCCCGGCTCGTTGACTGATCAGGAGGTGTATGATATAACCGCCTACCTGCTGGCGTTGAATGGCATTATTGATCAAGACAGTCAGATCGATCAAAAGACATTACCACAGGTGGAGATGCCAGCCAGGAAAAAGTATGTGTTGGATGATCGGCGCGGGGGCAAAGAAATCAAATAA